The genomic window TTCAGTGAGTGCCTCTGCTGGAAAGGGGAAAGAATGGGGCTTATTGAAGAATAAGATCAATAAAAGGCAACCTTAAGACAAAACAGACGTGAGCACTTCACTCTGAAGCAAACTCCTTAGACTGCAGGTTCAGGGAAGAGAGAGCAGGGAGCTCGAATGGAAGGAGGTGAGATTTGAGGTGGATGATAAAGTACAGGATTTAGACAGGTAGAAAGAGGTAAGGAGTGggcaggtacggtggctcatgcctgtaatcccagcacttcgggaggccaaagtgggaggatcgcttgagtcatggagttcgagaccatcttggtcaacacagtgaaaccctgtctctttttttgtttgtttgttgtttgtttttttgagacggagtcttgctttgtcgcccaggctggagtgcagtggtgcgatctcggctcactgcaagctccacctcccgggttcacgccattctcctgcctcagcctcctgagtagctgggactacaggcacccgccaccacgcccggctaattttttttgtatttttagtagagatggggtttcactgtgttagccaggatggtcttgatctcctgagctcgtgatccgcctgccttggcctcccaaactgctgggataacaggcgtgagcaaccacgcccggcccgaaaccctgtctcttaaaaaaaaaattagctgggtatgatggtgcatatctgtagtcctagctattggggaggctgaggcgacagcatcacttgagctggggagttcgaggctacagtgagctgtgattgcaccactgcactctagcctgggtgacagagtgagaccctgtctcttaaaaaaaataaaagaagaagaaaaagaaatgagtagaGAGGGTATTCCAGATTCCAGGTACAGGGAACAGCATAAGCCATGATATCGAGATGGAAAAGACCCTAAATTTGACTTTTCCAATAACTGATCCTGAAGACAAGGCCTGGGTCTCCCTGGCTAGTAGGCTGCCAGGTACCTGGGGTCAGCTGTAGGACTGACCTCTCTGGTACATTTTCTTTTCACCCCCAGTGATAGAGGAAGGCGGTGTCAAAATGAAGCTGACCGTCATCGACACCCCAGGCTTTGGAGACCAAATCAACAATGAAAACTGGTATCTGTCTGCCTCTGAGATCTTTGCCCTAAAGACTCTGCTGGGAAGATACTTACTATGGTGCAGATTCATTCACGTTGAGAACCATCTGCACCCTCCATGCTCTGTAGTTCCCGACAGCCCAGGCCAGGGCCCCTGGGGAGCTCCACCCCTGCTAACTAACCATCCAGGAAAGCCATCGGTGCGGGGGCTGAGGGGGAATCTGGCAGCAGGTATCCTAGGCCCACCAACCAGGGAATGACATGAATGTAAGGAGATTGCTACCAGATCATGCCTAAGCTGAGCCCTAGGTCTTGTTCTTCTGATGCATCTATCTACTTTCCCTCCCCATCAGCTGGGAGCCCATTGAGAAGTACATCAATGAGCAGTACGAGAAGTTCCTGAAGGAGGAGGTCAACATCGCCAGGAAGAAACGCATCCCTGACACTCGTGTCCACTGCTGCCTTTACTTCATCTCTCCCACAGGACACTCGTATGTACCAACCCTACCCCTATTGTCAGGCCTGGTCTGGTTTGTATCATCTGTGCCCATCTGGATTGGATGATCCATACGTTGACTCAGCTAGGCCTCCCTAGCTGAGTCCTAGCCCTTCCAGCCAGATGGGTTGGTACATAGTCATGGCCCATGACCTTGGGATTCCCTAGACTTTCCACGAGGAAGTTTGACTTTCTTGCTAGGAGGTTAAAGCTGTCCAACATCAGCCACCAATATCTGCCCACTGGTGTCCCAGCAGCATGGCACAACTGTATCAGCAAAGAGGACTTGGTGAATGTGAGCAGAGGGCACttcatttattcaccaaatacctgctttggaaaataattgGAGTCGGAGGGAGCAGCAAGAAGGGTGAAATAGGGCAGTGCAGGGCTCCTGGATTGGGGCTGGTGTTTGGAGGGTAGGGACCCAGTTGTAGGCATTTAGAAGGTACCAGCCTGGAGTGAGGCATTGTGTGTTCAGAGATGAAGGCCAACCATTGTCATGAAGTACTATCTGATAGGCAGAATAAGACACACACAAGCATGTTGGGAACTCTGATTGTGAGTGACAGGTGGGCCCCATGAAGGAAGTGCTGGGAACAGGCAGAGGATGGAGATCCTAGGGGGCAGGCCAGAAACCTTCCTGCAGAGACCGGGGGAGGGGGGTCCCATAACATTACTAAGCCCAGCTGCTGGGCCAGAGTTAAGCTCTTCAGAGGATGGCACAAGCAAGGTAAGCCCCAAATTTTCTAGGAACCAGGCAGTGATGGTAGGGGGAGAAGAGAGATGAAACAAGACCCCTGGGCTAGACCCAGGAACTCAACAGAAGGCTGGTTTTATCCCTCCCTAGGCTTCGACCCCCTGGTCAGAATGAACCATCAGACAGACTGACTTAGTGAGTCCCTGAGATTGCAAAATAGAGCCAAGTTGGGGTCTCAGAGCCTGAGGTAGGATGGGGGCATAGACTGTCAGATTGTGGGAAGGGCAAGGCCTCCAGTTTGGCCCTGCAGGACTAACTCTGGGGGCTAGGAGGAGACCTGTCAAGAAGTAGTCTGATAGGCAGAACAAGATGTACAcactaggcacggtggctctcgcctataatcccagcactttgggaagccgaggcaggaagattgcttgagtccaggagttcaagaccagcgtgggcaacatggcaagacattgtctctacacaaaatttaaaaattagccagacatggtagtgcgcaactgtggtcccagctcctctggaggctgaggtgggaggattgcttgagccctggaggtcaaggctgcagtgagccaatgaccatatcactgcactccagcctgggtgacaaagtgagaccctgtctcaaaaaaaaaaaaaaaaaaaaagacacacacagtgttgtttttttttggttgttgttgtttgttttttgtttttgagacagacaaaaaaggaaaaaagacacacacGCACAAGGACATATGAGTAGAGACAGTAGTCCACAGATGCTCCCAGGAGAAAGAAATCCCTGAGTCAGAAAAGATGTCCTGAAGTGGTGGTTTGAGGGGGGCTTAAAGAgaggcagaatctgcaaggggactgaaaaagaaaaaggcaggtgTTGAGGCTGCTCTACAGACGGCAAGGCAGTGGGGCTGTGTCGGAGACGAGAGGTAGCAGCCTCTTGGCCTCAGCCAGATGCCCAGCCCAGTCCTCTTCTCCTGTGGGTGTCctggagtggtggtggtggctgagTTGGGGAGGGCAAGGTGGCTCTGATGATTCTGCCTTTTCTGTGCCCCAGCTTGCGACCTCTGGATCTTGAGTTCATGAAACACCTCAGCAAGGTTGTGAACATCATCCCTGTCATTGCTAAGGCTGACACCATGACCCTGGAGGAGAAGTCTGAATTCAAGCAAAGGGTGAGAAGGCCCCCTGTCTTCTTTTCCTGTTCCCATCCCCTCCTTTCTCTCCGCTGGGTTCAGGCCATCTCCTAGCCCTCATCATTCTGCCTTCACCCCCACCCTCAACCCTCCCCCAATTCTCCACCCCAGCCCCCTTCTTAAccattcaagaggctgaggttggtggtaTCTGGGGACTATGATGAAGAAAAGATGGCACAGCTCTGGGCTgccttcttcccaccctccaaACCTACCTGTGAAGACCACTGAATACATGTATCACTGTGTACATAAGAAATCACTCCTCCAACGTTAGCCTAATTGAAGGGCTAGACTAATTAGTGAGTCAACTGGCCACTAGTCCTCACTGGcatcttctctttgttttttttttggagtctctctctgtcgcccaggctggagtgcagtggcgtgatctcggctcactgcaagctccgccttacgggttcacgccattctcctgcctcagcctcctgagtagctaggactacaggcacccaccaccacgcctggctaattttgtttttctctttttagtagagatggggtttcactgtgttagccaggatggtctcggctagtcttgatctcctgacctcgtgatctgcccgcctcggcctcccaaagtgctgggattacaggcgtgagccaccgtgcccagccctcactGGCATGTTCTATAAGCTCAGCCCTGTGCTGGATGTACAGGGTTGGGGAGGGGCGatttgagagaaatgaaaagacaattgCTGCCTTTAAGAAATTTACAAtccagttgggcgtggtggctcatgcctgtaatcccagcactttgggaggcagaggcgggtgaatcacgaagtcaggagatcaagaccatcctggctaacacggtgaaaccccgtctctactaaaaatacaaaaaaattagccgggtgtggtggcgggtgcctgtagtcccagctactcaggaggctgaggcaggagaatggcatgaacccgagaggcggcgcttgcagtgagctgagatcgtgctactgtactccagcctgggcgacaaagtgacactctatctcaaaaaaaaaaaaaaaaaaaaaaagaaacttacaattggctgggggcggtggctcacgcctgtaatcccagcactttgggaggccaaggcgggtggatcacctaaggtcaggagttcgagaccagcctggccaacatggtgaaaccccatttctactaaaaatacaaaaattagctgggcgtggtggcatatgcctgtaagcccagctactagggaggctgaggcaggagaatcactggaacccgggaggtggaggttgtagtgagccaagatcgcaccacggtactccagcctgggcaacagagcaagactcggtctcaaacaaacaaacaaacaacaaacaaacaaaacttataatcaaatagaaaatgaagaggtCCTGGATGGTTTCCTGGAGAAGGCAAGACTTAAGTCGACCTTGAAAGAGGGCAAACAGTCTCGGAGTAGGGGGAGCCTCACCTTTCTTCCTTCCAATCAGGAATATAACATGCAGGGGTCTGAGCACTCCCCAGTGGGCTCACCTGTGCTGCTTGTGTAAATCCCAGTCTCGCGGACCCTGAGATGAGCAAGCTGGTTGCGAGGCGCCTGGGACCTGAAGTTGCACCTCctggcctcttcctcctctcaggCTAGGTTGTAATTGTATAGCTGGGGCTTGCATTTATTCACCATCTTCCTGCTGCTCAGGGTCTCAGAGTTCAGAGATGACTGTGGATTATCCAAGGCTGGATTTGGCTCTCTGACCTCAGCTCAcgcacacaggtgcacacacccCTCTTTTCCATTACCCTGACACTTGACTACCTTGTTTCTTCTCCTCGCCTCTAGGTTCGCAAGGAGCTTGAAGTAAATGGCATTGAATTCTACCCCCAGAAGGAATTTGATGAGGATTTGGAGGATAAGACGGAGAATGACAAAATCAGGGTGGGTGCCTGGGGCACTGCTCCTCCACTGATGCCCCCTTGCGACCTCTGGGATGTGTATTGTGCACGTCCTCTGTCTGTCTTTTCCCTTTCTGTACTCCCCCCAACCTTGCCTGACCCAGACCAGAAGTGACATAGGGGGATGGGGAGGACTATGGCCCTGGACTGTGAACCCACAGAAGGGCTCCCTGTACCCAGAAAGCCTTCTATCCCCAGACCACATAAAAGCCTCCTTTTCCCCAACAAGGTCTGGCAAAAACAGTATTTGGGGTGATGGGAggggcagcaggcaggaagaGCATCAGGCTGGGGTCCAGGAGGATCTATGCTGTGGTCAGACCCTGCCTTAGTTTCCCCTCTATGAAATGCAGGGgttagactgagtggcttataggCTTCCCCCGCtagaataacttaaaaaaattaaattggctgggcgtggtgactcatgcctgtatcccagcactttgggaggcctaggtgggagaatcgcttgagcccaggagttcacgaccagcctgggcaacatggcaaaaacttatctctacaaaacctgcaaaaattagccaggcatggtggcgcatgcctgtaatcccagctactcgggaggctgaggcaggagaattgcttgaagccaggaggtggaggttgcagtgagttgaaattgtgccattgcactccagcctgggcaacaagagcgaactctgtctcaaaaaagaaagtacaaagcGCTCTGCAGCTGAAGGAGAGCTGATTCCTGAGGTTAACCAGTGAGGCAGTGGTACAATTGGGACTAGACCCAGGACTCTTCAATCTCAGTCGGGTGCTCTTTTCAAGAGACTGAGCCTTGCCCTTGCCATCAGTAGTATCTCTGAATGAGCATCAGAAGTGTGTGGTTCAAGGCTAGAGGACCATATGCCATCCTGCTCCTGAAAGTCCAGGTTGTTGGAGGATGACGGTGCACATGTGTCTGGTTTGTGTTTCTGCCCCGTGCAGCAGGAGAGCATGCCTTTTGCTGTGGTGGGAAGTGACAAGGAGTACCAAGTGAATGGCAAGAGGGTCCTCGGCCGAAAAACTCCATGGGGGATCATCGAAGGTAATTCACTGCATCTTCTGGAAGAACTGGTTGCTGATCAGTTATCCAGTcaccatttattaagcatctatagGTCAAGGCACTGTCTCAGGACATATGAAATGAATGCCAGCCAGATTCTGCCCATAAGGAGCTTACAGTCTCATTGAGAAGACGATGCTCACAGGCAGGAGTAACAAGAGACTGATTTAGCACCTGACTGGGTGGCACTGACTTAGCGCATCAAAGGAGTTCAGAACATGGAGAGATTAGTAAGGCCTGGAAAAACTGGAGAAAGGTTTTCATAGGAAGGGGGATGTGATCTGACAAACTGCCGGAGGGTTGTTCAGGTGTtgccatttccattttattatgaaTGGATGTGACCCTGGGCGGGTCTTGATGATTCTGAAAGTGGTCAAAGAATCACTTTAATGATTTCATTCAATATGATAACCCTATGAAGGGAGGAGAGCGGGTGCTCCTGTTCTCAGAGTATAAGCTACCAAAGCACCGGAAGCTCAGGTTAAAAGCCTTGTCCAAAGCACATAACTTGTTAGTGGTGAAACTTGATTTCagactcagattttttttttttttgagacggagtctcactctgtcatccaggctggagtgcagtggcgcaatctcagctcactgcaacctctgcctcccaggttcaagtaattcttctgccttagtctcccaagtatctgggactacaggtgcggaccccgatttttgtattttttatttatccccaaaaattagcccagctaatttttgtatttttcgtagagatggagttttgtcatgttggtcaggctggtcttgaactcctgacctcaggtgatccatttgccttggcctcccaaagtgctgggattacagatgtgaaccaccatgcctggtgattttatttttatttttaatagaggtgggggtctcactgtgttacccaggctgatctcaaactcctgggctccagtaatcctcctaccttggcctcccaaagtgctgggattacaggcatgagccacagcgcctggccccaTGTCTTAATCCTCATTCTGTTCCAACAGTGCTTGGCCAATGATTTGCAAATACTAGGTATTCAATATATGTTGAATTGGATTTGTCATGTAGTGCATGACCTTTTTAAAATGGctcaattattattttctctgtgttaCTTCCAACCGGATTATAAGCTTCTGAAGAATGGGAAGTGTATCTTAGGCCTTGGCCAGTTTCTCAGACTTGgtattagttttctcttctataaaatggtaaaaattataGTCCCTCTTGGCTATTATGCCACAGCGTCTAGAAGGATGTCGTGCCCATTGTAGCTGcttaatatttgttcaatgaatcaAATCCAGTACACCCAAGTGAGCAAATCTCTGGAAGGGTTACAAAAAATGACCTGTCCCATAGCTTTCTCCTAAATGCCTCCGTGACCCAAACAGAAGCTCACCTCCTGGGTGTTGCTGTATTAATGAACTGACTacctgttttgctttgttttgttttgttcatagtGGAAAACCTCAACCACTGTGAGTTTGCCCTGCTTCGAGACTTTGTCATCAGGTAAGATGTCTCCCCTCCAGCTGTCCAGACAGCAGGTTGAATTATTTGGGGTCAGGGTCTATCTGTTCAGATTCACCTCCTGCATCTCCAGGTCTCTCTGACAGAGCTTTCTGCCCCAGTTCCAGCTCCTGTTGCAAAATGGAAGGTGCTGTAGAAGAATCCTTAGCTCCTGGGAGTGGTTCCCATTCACTGGGTCCAGTCCCTCGAAGTGATGTGTGTCACCGCCTCCTCTTCCTGCCCCTAATTGCAGCCCTCTTCTTCTCACCCTGTGTCCTCTAGGACCCACCTCCAGGACCTCAAGGAAGTGACACACAACATCCACTATGAGACTTACAGGGCCAAGCGGCTCAATGACAATGGAGGCCTCCCTCCGGTGAGCGTGGACACAGAGGAAAGCCACGACAGTAACCCATGACGACCACTTCTCTGTGTCATCACACATAcccacttcacacacacacatcccaaatACCACCACCAACCACCTTCTTCCTCTCAACTCTGTCCCACAGGCCTGTCTGGTATTT from Homo sapiens chromosome 22, GRCh38.p14 Primary Assembly includes these protein-coding regions:
- the SEPTIN3 gene encoding neuronal-specific septin-3 isoform J (isoform J is encoded by transcript variant J), which translates into the protein MSELVPEPRPKPAVPMKPMSINSNLLGYIGIDTIIEQMRKKTMKTGFDFNIMVVGQSGLGKSTLVNTLFKSQVSRKASSWNREEKIPKTVEIKAIGHVIEEGGVKMKLTVIDTPGFGDQINNENCWEPIEKYINEQYEKFLKEEVNIARKKRIPDTRVHCCLYFISPTGHSLRPLDLEFMKHLSKVVNIIPVIAKADTMTLEEKSEFKQRVRKELEVNGIEFYPQKEFDEDLEDKTENDKIRQESMPFAVVGSDKEYQVNGKRVLGRKTPWGIIEVENLNHCEFALLRDFVIRTHLQDLKEVTHNIHYETYRAKRLNDNGGLPPGEGLLGTVLPPVPATPCPTAE
- the SEPTIN3 gene encoding neuronal-specific septin-3 isoform L (isoform L is encoded by transcript variant L) is translated as MSKGLPETRTDAAMSELVPEPRPKPAVPMKPMSINSNLLGYIGIDTIIEQMRKKTMKTGFDFNIMVVVIEEGGVKMKLTVIDTPGFGDQINNENCWEPIEKYINEQYEKFLKEEVNIARKKRIPDTRVHCCLYFISPTGHSLRPLDLEFMKHLSKVVNIIPVIAKADTMTLEEKSEFKQRVRKELEVNGIEFYPQKEFDEDLEDKTENDKIRQESMPFAVVGSDKEYQVNGKRVLGRKTPWGIIEVENLNHCEFALLRDFVIRTHLQDLKEVTHNIHYETYRAKRLNDNGGLPPGEGLLGTVLPPVPATPCPTAE
- the SEPTIN3 gene encoding neuronal-specific septin-3 isoform O (isoform O is encoded by transcript variant O), coding for MSKGQSGLGKSTLVNTLFKSQVSRKASSWNREEKIPKTVEIKAIGHVIEEGGVKMKLTVIDTPGFGDQINNENCWEPIEKYINEQYEKFLKEEVNIARKKRIPDTRVHCCLYFISPTGHSLRPLDLEFMKHLSKVVNIIPVIAKADTMTLEEKSEFKQRVRKELEVNGIEFYPQKEFDEDLEDKTENDKIRQESMPFAVVGSDKEYQVNGKRVLGRKTPWGIIEVENLNHCEFALLRDFVIRTHLQDLKEVTHNIHYETYRAKRLNDNGGLPPVSVDTEESHDSNP
- the SEPTIN3 gene encoding neuronal-specific septin-3 isoform B (isoform B is encoded by transcript variant B); translation: MSKGLPETRTDAAMSELVPEPRPKPAVPMKPMSINSNLLGYIGIDTIIEQMRKKTMKTGFDFNIMVVGQSGLGKSTLVNTLFKSQVSRKASSWNREEKIPKTVEIKAIGHVIEEGGVKMKLTVIDTPGFGDQINNENCWEPIEKYINEQYEKFLKEEVNIARKKRIPDTRVHCCLYFISPTGHSLRPLDLEFMKHLSKVVNIIPVIAKADTMTLEEKSEFKQRVRKELEVNGIEFYPQKEFDEDLEDKTENDKIRQESMPFAVVGSDKEYQVNGKRVLGRKTPWGIIEVENLNHCEFALLRDFVIRTHLQDLKEVTHNIHYETYRAKRLNDNGGLPPVSVDTEESHDSNP
- the SEPTIN3 gene encoding neuronal-specific septin-3 isoform A (isoform A is encoded by transcript variant A), with product MSKGLPETRTDAAMSELVPEPRPKPAVPMKPMSINSNLLGYIGIDTIIEQMRKKTMKTGFDFNIMVVGQSGLGKSTLVNTLFKSQVSRKASSWNREEKIPKTVEIKAIGHVIEEGGVKMKLTVIDTPGFGDQINNENCWEPIEKYINEQYEKFLKEEVNIARKKRIPDTRVHCCLYFISPTGHSLRPLDLEFMKHLSKVVNIIPVIAKADTMTLEEKSEFKQRVRKELEVNGIEFYPQKEFDEDLEDKTENDKIRQESMPFAVVGSDKEYQVNGKRVLGRKTPWGIIEVENLNHCEFALLRDFVIRTHLQDLKEVTHNIHYETYRAKRLNDNGGLPPGEGLLGTVLPPVPATPCPTAE
- the SEPTIN3 gene encoding neuronal-specific septin-3 isoform M (isoform M is encoded by transcript variant M); the encoded protein is MSKGLPETRTDAAMSELVPEPRPKPAVPMKPMSINSNLLGYIGIDTIIEQMRKKTMKTGFDFNIMVVVIEEGGVKMKLTVIDTPGFGDQINNENCWEPIEKYINEQYEKFLKEEVNIARKKRIPDTRVHCCLYFISPTGHSLRPLDLEFMKHLSKVVNIIPVIAKADTMTLEEKSEFKQRVRKELEVNGIEFYPQKEFDEDLEDKTENDKIRQESMPFAVVGSDKEYQVNGKRVLGRKTPWGIIEVENLNHCEFALLRDFVIRTHLQDLKEVTHNIHYETYRAKRLNDNGGLPPVSVDTEESHDSNP
- the SEPTIN3 gene encoding neuronal-specific septin-3 isoform N (isoform N is encoded by transcript variant N), which gives rise to MSELVPEPRPKPAVPMKPMSINSNLLGYIGIDTIIEQMRKKTMKTGFDFNIMVVVIEEGGVKMKLTVIDTPGFGDQINNENCWEPIEKYINEQYEKFLKEEVNIARKKRIPDTRVHCCLYFISPTGHSLRPLDLEFMKHLSKVVNIIPVIAKADTMTLEEKSEFKQRVRKELEVNGIEFYPQKEFDEDLEDKTENDKIRQESMPFAVVGSDKEYQVNGKRVLGRKTPWGIIEVENLNHCEFALLRDFVIRTHLQDLKEVTHNIHYETYRAKRLNDNGGLPPVSVDTEESHDSNP
- the SEPTIN3 gene encoding neuronal-specific septin-3 isoform K (isoform K is encoded by transcript variant K) encodes the protein MSELVPEPRPKPAVPMKPMSINSNLLGYIGIDTIIEQMRKKTMKTGFDFNIMVVGQSGLGKSTLVNTLFKSQVSRKASSWNREEKIPKTVEIKAIGHVIEEGGVKMKLTVIDTPGFGDQINNENCWEPIEKYINEQYEKFLKEEVNIARKKRIPDTRVHCCLYFISPTGHSLRPLDLEFMKHLSKVVNIIPVIAKADTMTLEEKSEFKQRVRKELEVNGIEFYPQKEFDEDLEDKTENDKIRQESMPFAVVGSDKEYQVNGKRVLGRKTPWGIIEVENLNHCEFALLRDFVIRTHLQDLKEVTHNIHYETYRAKRLNDNGGLPPVSVDTEESHDSNP